One window of the Trifolium pratense cultivar HEN17-A07 linkage group LG2, ARS_RC_1.1, whole genome shotgun sequence genome contains the following:
- the LOC123905622 gene encoding ganglioside-induced differentiation-associated protein 2, with translation MSSTITELEQEELLEKSEVFKIKGRDKHGRKILRIIGKFFPARLVSVDVLKKYLEERIFPKLGKKKFAVLYVHTGVQRSENFAGISSLRSIYDAIPANVKENLEAVYFIHPGLQSRLFLATFGRFLFNAGLYRKLRYISRIGYLWENVRRNEVEIPEFVYDHDEDLEYRPMMDYGLESDHARVYGTTPALDSPVTTYSMRCIS, from the exons atgagttccACCATAACTGAACTTGAACAAGAAGAATTGCTTGAAAAATCAGAAGTTTTCAAGATCAAAGGCAGAGACAAGCATGGCCGCAAGATCCTCCGCATTATCGGAAAATTCTTCCCTG CGCGATTGGTTAGCGTTGATGTTCTGAAGAAGTATTTGGAAGAGAGGATTTTCCCGAAACTAGGGAAGAAGAAATTCGCGGTGTTGTATGTTCACACTGGTGTTCAGAGGAGCGAGAATTTTGCCGGAATTTCATCTCTCCGATCGATCTACGACGCGATTCCGGCTAACGTGAAAGAGAATTTAGAAGCGGTTTATTTTATTCATCCTGGTTTACAGTCTCGTCTTTTTCTCGCTACTTTTGGCCGTTTTCTCTTCAACGCTGG GTTGTACAGGAAGCTAAGGTATATTAGCAGGATTGGTTATCTATGGGAAAACGTGAGGAGGAATGAAGTGGAGATTCCAGAGTTCGTATATGATCATGATGAAGATTTGGAGTATCGTCCGATGATGGATTATGGATTGGAGAGTGATCATGCTAGGGTTTATGGTACTACTCCGGCACTAGATTCGCCAGTGACCACTTACTCAATGAGGTGTATCTcatag
- the LOC123905623 gene encoding protein S-acyltransferase 10, with protein MTILDICRPSTSILDQPMDLCCRIFPCLADPGRRSTTCLKLVLLLVHLIYAGVLFLFDEDLIEKTKKEPWYTALYLLLFFVTLVQYFATSVSNPGYVIEAMKEVNKRNVVHTKTPETSNQPASSKNGSFIISIEGNQTGKNVAGSNGTYWSKLVAELYPPGSAVRTWTCSYCSVEQPPRAKHCHDCDKCILQFDHHCVWLGNCIGQGNHCQFWWYLCEETAVCIWTGFFYISHLKAHITSVWWQDAIMILLLITLAVCLIFLLLLLLFHSYLIVTNQTTYELVRRRRIPYLRAIPERVHPFSKGICRNLHNFCCSLGLERIPTPQEIEEKSRPYTCSDLATCRCC; from the exons ATGACGATCCTCGATATTTGCCGTCCTTCAACTTCTATTTTGGATCAACCTATGGATCTATGCTGCCGTATTTTTCCTTGCCTCGCTGATCCTG GTCGAAGGTCTACGACGTGCTTGAAGCTGGTTTTGTTGTTGGTTCATCTGATTTATGCCGGTGTTCTCTTCTTATTTGATGAAGATTTGATTGAGAAGACTAAGAAAGAACCGTG GTACACTGCTTTATACTTGCTGCTGTTTTTTGTTACTTTAGTACAATACTTTGCTACATCTGTTTCCAATCCAGG TTATGTCATTGAAGCCATGAAAGAGGTTAATAAGAGAAATGTAGTACACACGAAGACACCAGAAACATCAAA TCAACCAGCTTCAAGCAAAAATGGGAGCTTCATAATTTCCATCGAGGGAAATCAGACTGGAAAAAATGTTGCAGGAAGTAATGGAACATATTGGTCAAAGTTGGTGGCAGAGTTGTATCCTCCTGGATCAGCAGTCAG AACATGGACTTGCAGTTACTGCAGTGTGGAGCAG CCTCCACGAGCAAAGCATTGTCATGATTGCGACAAATGTATTCTTCAATTTGATCACCACTGTGTTTGGCTTGGAAATTGCATTGGTCAGGGTAATCATTGTCAATTTTG GTGGTACCTCTGTGAAGAGACTGCAGTGTGCATCTGGACTGGCTTCTTTTATATTTCACACCTGAAGGCTCACATTACAAGTGTTTG GTGGCAAGATGCAATCATGATACTACTCTTAATCACTCTGGCCGTTTGCCTTATCTTTCTGCTTCTCCTACTGCTATTTCATAG TTATCTAATTGTGACAAATCAGACTACCTATGAACTTGTAAGGAGAAGACGGATTCCTTATCTAAG GGCAATTCCAGAAAGAGTGCATCCTTTCAGTAAAGGAATTTGTAGAAATTTACACAACTTCTGCTGCTCACTTGGTTTAGAACGAATACCTACCCCACAAGAAATAGAGGAAAAGTCAAGGCCATACACATGCTCGGATCTTGCAACTTGTCGGTGTTGCTGA
- the LOC123905624 gene encoding lysine histidine transporter-like 8 yields the protein MAEAKEIKSPTAVSCPPSQLQYSPSLTRSPLLHSDEPNPKNKTAPRTPRMSFTPPRFNITPLGTPVRNALRLTKLDPQDAWLPITESRNGNKYYAAFHTLCSGIGIQALVLPVAFTLLGWTWGIISLTIAFIWQLYTLWLLVHLHESKEEGVTVRYNRYLQLCFATFGEKLGKLLAIFPILYLSAGTCTTLIIIGGSTARTFYEIVCGESCTSKPMTTVEWYLVFTCVAVVLSQLPNLNSIAGISLIGAVTAVGYCTSIWMASVAQGTLQGVNYNPVRGGNSVGKTLDVFNAFGIIAFAFRGHNLILEIQATMPSSEKHPSHVPMWKGVKIAYTLIAACLFPVAIGGYWAYGQLIPANGGMLTALYQFHSHDISRFVLALTSFFVVVNCLCSFQIYGMPIFDDMESKYTKKMNKPCPWWLRSSIRIFSGFLSFFIGVATPFLASLAGLIGGVALPVTLAYPCFMWLKIKKPKKHSVMWCLNWFLGTFGIGLSGMLIAASIYVIVETGVKVSFFNPK from the exons ATGGCTGAAGCTAAGGAAATCAAATCACCAACAGCAGTGTCATGTCCACCCTCTCAACTTCAATACTCACCATCTCTCACAAGATCACCACTTCTTCATTCAGATGAACCAAATCCAAAGAACAAAACAGCTCCTAGAACACCAAGAATGTCTTTTACTCCACCAAGGTTTAATATTACCCCTTTAGGTACCCCTGTTAGGAATGCTTTGAGGTTAACCAAACTTGATCCTCAAGATGCTTGGTTACCAATTACTGAGTCTAGAAATGGTAACAAATATTATGCTGCTTTTCATACTCTTTGTTCTGGGATTGGTATTCAAGCTCTTGTTCTTCCTGTTGCTTTCACTCTTCTTGGTTG GACATGGGGAATAATAAGTTTGACAATAGCATTCATATGGCAGCTTTACACCTTATGGTTGCTCGTTCATCTTCACGAATCCAAAGAGGAAGGTGTCACTGTTCGTTATAATCGATACCTTCAACTATGCTTTGCTACTTTTG GTGAGAAATTGGGAAAATTACTAGCAATATTTCCAATATTGTACTTATCAGCAGGAACATGTACTACATTGATCATAATAGGAGGATCAACGGCTAGAACATTCTATGAGATTGTATGTGGAGAATCATGCACTTCCAAACCGATGACTACTGTGGAATGGTACTTGGTTTTTACTTGTGTAGCTGTGGTTTTATCTCAGTTACCAAACTTGAATTCTATAGCTGGAATTTCTCTCATTGGAGCAGTCACTGCTGTTGGGTATTGTACCTCCATTTGGATGGCTTCTGTGGCACAGGGTACCCTACAAGGTGTGAATTATAATCCTGTGAGGGGTGGAAACAGTGTTGGAAAAACTCTTGATGTGTTTAATGCATTTGGTATCATTGCCTTTGCATTTAGGGGTCATAATCTCATCCTTGAAATACAG GCTACTATGCCTTCAAGTGAGAAGCATCCATCACACGTTCCCATGTGGAAAGGAGTCAAGATTGCTTACACACTAATTGCCGCTTGCTTATTTCCTGTAGCCATTGGTGGCTATTGGGCTTATGGCCAACTG ATTCCAGCAAATGGAGGAATGCTCACAGCTCTATACCAATTCCATTCTCATGACATATCAAGATTTGTGCTTGCATTAACCAGCTTTTTTGTAGTAGTGAATTGCTTATGTTCATTCCAAATCTATGGCATGCCAATATTCGATGACATGGaatcaaaatacaccaaaaAAATGAATAAGCCGTGTCCATGGTGGCTCCGTTCAAGTATTCGAATCTTCTCCGGATTCTTATCCTTCTTCATAGGAGTTGCAACACCATTTTTGGCAAGCTTGGCTGGTTTAATTGGAGGAGTAGCATTGCCAGTGACATTAGCATACCCATGTTTTATGTGGCTCAAAATAAAGAAACCAAAAAAGCATAGTGTTATGTGGTGTCTCAATTGGTTCTTAGGAACATTTGGGATTGGTCTTAGTGGCATGTTAATTGCGGCTAGTATATATGTTATTGTTGAAACGGGTGTCAAAGTGAGTTTTTTTAACCCTAAGTAG